Genomic window (Oryza sativa Japonica Group chromosome 3, ASM3414082v1):
AATTAACTAATATTGTTATAGTATTGGCATCTGCAAAAGATAATCTCAGAAACAAAAGCAGTGTGTGCATCAATTCCAATTCTAACTGGCCATCTTATGATCTGTAATTATTCATATCAGCTCGACCAGAACAGAACTGACAAAATGAGAATGGGAACATGAGGCGACAACGGATAACACAATACACAAGCTGTCAAGCAGGAAATAAAACGTGGAAGAGGAACAACGCGGCACAGTTTGTGACATTATCGCTACGTCGTTAGGAACTACCACAACACCGCACACGGGATGCAACACTATTGCACCAAACAATTTCACCATCAAAAAGTAAAACTGCTAACTTGAGCCTGCATATTACAGGAAGCAACTAGCaacctaaaaaaaatatgaagagTATACCTTGATGAAGCCAATGTCCTTGGCGTTGCTGCGGAAGCACTGCCTGCAGCACATGAGCCCGTACTTCCGGATCAAGCCATGCGGGTTGCCGCAAACACGGCTGCAACAACAAATCCACACCACAAATCCGTAAGCACTCGTCAAGCAATCCAAGAAAAAGGGCGCACGAACCTTTCTACCGGAAGCAAGAGATAAACTACTACAGTATAAAATCTAGCAACATGCGAATTCACGCCACAAAATCTGACAAATCTGACCCGATGCTACGCACACAGATAGAAGAAATACTCCTATGGTTCGTCACCGAACTGAATGAAAACACGGCGCGGGGGATCGCGAGTAGAGTAGAGAGGATTACCAAACCCTGGATCCGGGGCCGTAGTTCTTGGGGTGCGAGTTCCACACGTTGGAGTgtcccatggcggcggcggcggaggtcgtgAGTTGTAAACCCTAGAATGAACGAA
Coding sequences:
- the LOC9267266 gene encoding small ribosomal subunit protein uS14 gives rise to the protein MGHSNVWNSHPKNYGPGSRVCRVCGNPHGLIRKYGLMCCRQCFRSNAKDIGFIKYR